The Anastrepha ludens isolate Willacy chromosome 2, idAnaLude1.1, whole genome shotgun sequence genome contains a region encoding:
- the LOC128855128 gene encoding protein single-minded isoform X1, which translates to MIFQKKVLMERNRHSLSSLAKSCAMKEKSKNAARTRREKENAEFFELAKLLPLPSAITSQLDKASIIRLTTSYLKMRQVFPDGLGEAWGTSTAMQRGSIKELGSHLLQTLDGFIFVVAPDGKIMYISETASVQLGLSQVELTGNSIFEYIHTHDQEEMNAILSLHPYMYQNPDAFINSLHLTQSGNPPTGNATVIGSPNGSYGSDRGSHTIEIQKSFFLRMKCVLAKRNAGLTTSGYKVIHCSGYLKARIFPDYGDGHGGCIQNLGLVAVGHSLPSSAITEIKLHTNMFMFRACMDLKLIFLDARVSQLTGYEPQDLIEKTLYQYIHVTDIGPMSCAHNILIYKGQVTTKYYRFLTKGGGWVWVQSYATVVHNTRSSRTHCIVSVNYVLSEQEAKDLILNEIQTGVVKCEPITASAALTPSLHAVHAAATATHPALSNGIAAGASPSCAGLRVSPKLDPCYESAGVHLPPNVLTPVLTGGSSSSGGGGGGGGHSNNNNNNNAYMPGHLMHAQHSHPHLHAHPHANAHPQPHVHPHHLHHVHTHAHAHEVPPPPPHTQHDNLSYTPLFPPINDLVVSSSSGSALAHEIQYPDTTTGGGGGYYGGNSAGTTNNNNNSGSEHYYYDAAVDVSSASTSASVALNRPYSANSNSCSSSSESDRQMSTGNASIVNGTSPQTTYSELSHTFELHYLSDSSSHQQAVMVGPASVQQQQQQQQHHLQHMEHHPHTHHHQQHQLQQQQALAGSHVATLQPQPPPQPQSQSTQMDHQQMHPHHQTQAQQQHVLVAHQLQQHDPQQQQQQQEHIARTFAVAVEKGVSVPAQYTSVIVDPHHHYIPNDFVH; encoded by the exons AtgatattccaaaaaaaagtgtTGATGGAGCGCAATCGGCATAGTTTATCAA GCTTAGCTAAATCTTGTGCCATGAAGGAGAAGAGTAAAAATGCCGCTCGCACCAGACGTGAAAAGGAAAATGCGGAATTCTTCGAATTGGCCAAATTACTACCACTACCAAGTGCAATTACATCACAGTTGGACAAGGCGTCCATCATAAGATTAACAACATCGTATTTGAAAATGCGTCAAGTCTTTCCCGATG GTTTGGGTGAGGCGTGGGGCACTTCAACGGCAATGCAACGAGGTTCTATCAAAGAGCTTGGATCACATTTGCTGCAAACACTGGATGGTTTCATATTTGTTGTGGCACCGGATGGCAAAATTATGTACATCTCGGAAACGGCATCCGTGCAGTTAGGTTTAAGTCAG GTTGAGCTTACTGGAAACTCGATATTTGAATATATTCATACCCACGATCAGGAGGAGATGAATGCGATACTCTCACTACATCCTTACATGTATCAAAATCCA GATGCATTTATTAATTCATTGCATCTAACACAGAGCGGCAATCCACCCACCGGTAATGCGACCGTCATTGGCAGCCCGAACGGCAGCTACGGCAGTGATCGGGGTTCGCATAcgattgaaatacaaaaatccttCTTCCTGCGCATGAAGTGTGTGTTGGCGAAACGCAATGCTGGACTCACAACGTCAGGTTATAAG GTCATCCACTGTTCTGGCTATCTGAAAGCGCGTATATTTCCTGATTATGGCGACGGTCATGGGGGTTGTATACAAAATCTGGGTCTCGTTGCTGTTGGTCATTCCCTGCCTTCGTCTGCGATAACGGAAATTAAACTTCATACAAATATGTTTATGTTTCGTGCGTGTATGGATTTGAAGCTGATATTTTTGGATGCGAG AGTATCCCAACTCACTGGATATGAGCCGCAAGACCTCATTGAAAAAACGCTCTATCAATACATTCACGTTACGGACATTGGACCAATGAGCTGTGCCCACAACATAC TGATATATAAAGGACAAGTCACCACCAAATACTATCGTTTTCTGACGAAGGGCGGCGGCTGGGTCTGGGTGCAATCGTATGCGACAGTGGTGCACAATACACGCTCATCGCGCACACACTGCATTGTCAGTGTAAATTATGTCCTGAG TGAACAAGAGGCCAAAGACTTGATTCTCAATGAAATCCAAACGGGTGTGGTTAAGTGTGAGCCAATCACCGCCTCGGCTGCATTGACGCCATCTTTGCATGCGGTACATGCGGCTGCTACCGCCACACACCCGGCGCTTAGCAATGGCATTGCAGCAGGCGCATCACCAAGTTGCGCAGGACTCAGAGTCAGCCCTAAGCTGGACCCGTGTTACGAGAGTGCTGGCGTTCATCTACCACCAAATGTGCTCACACCAGTGCTAActggcggcagcagcagcagtggcggtggcggcggcggcggcggccacagcaataacaataacaacaataatgccTATATGCCTGGACATCTAATGCATGCGCAACATTCGCATCCACATCTGCATGCACACCCGCACGCCAACGCACACCCACAGCCACATGTGCATCCGCATCATCTGCATCACGTGCATACGCACGCACACGCTCACGAAGTACCGCCGCCACCACCGCATACACAACATGACAACCTCAGTTATACGCCGCTCTTCCCGCCGATCAACGATCTCGTCGTCAGCTCGTCATCGGGCAGCGCGCTCGCGCATGAGATACAATATCCGGATACAACGACCGGCGGCGGTGGCGGGTACTACGGTGGCAACAGTGCTGgcaccaccaacaacaataataattctGGCAGCGAGCATTACTACTATGACGCGGCAGTGGACGTTTCGTCGGCGTCAACGTCAGCATCAGTGGCGCTGAATCGGCCGTACTCCGCAAATTCCAACAGCTGCTCGAGCAGTTCGGAAAGTGATCGACAAATGTCCACGGGCAACGCTTCGATAGTGAACGGCACCTCCCCGCAAACGACGTACAGCGAGTTGAGTCACACATTCGAACTGCATTATTTGTCGGACAGCAGTTCGCACCAACAGGCAGTTATGGTGGGTCCTGCGTCagtgcaacagcagcaacagcaacagcaacatcacCTACAACACATGGAACATCATCCGCATACGCATCATCACCAACAACATCAACTACAGCAGCAACAAGCTTTGGCGGGCAGTCATGTGGCAACGCTGCAACCACAGCCGCCACCTCAGCCACAGTCACAGTCAACGCAAATGGATCAtcagcaaatgcatccacatcATCAGACACAAGCGCAACAGCAACATGTGCTGGTGGCACACCAGCTGCAGCAACATGAtccgcaacagcagcaacaacaacaggagCACATTGCGCGCACGTTCGCGGTCGCCGTGGAGAAGGGTGTAAGCGTGCCGGCACAGTACACCAGCGTCATTGTTGACCCCCATCATCACTATATACCCAACGATTTCGTGCATTAG
- the LOC128855128 gene encoding protein single-minded isoform X2 has translation MDPKSLAKSCAMKEKSKNAARTRREKENAEFFELAKLLPLPSAITSQLDKASIIRLTTSYLKMRQVFPDGLGEAWGTSTAMQRGSIKELGSHLLQTLDGFIFVVAPDGKIMYISETASVQLGLSQVELTGNSIFEYIHTHDQEEMNAILSLHPYMYQNPDAFINSLHLTQSGNPPTGNATVIGSPNGSYGSDRGSHTIEIQKSFFLRMKCVLAKRNAGLTTSGYKVIHCSGYLKARIFPDYGDGHGGCIQNLGLVAVGHSLPSSAITEIKLHTNMFMFRACMDLKLIFLDARVSQLTGYEPQDLIEKTLYQYIHVTDIGPMSCAHNILIYKGQVTTKYYRFLTKGGGWVWVQSYATVVHNTRSSRTHCIVSVNYVLSEQEAKDLILNEIQTGVVKCEPITASAALTPSLHAVHAAATATHPALSNGIAAGASPSCAGLRVSPKLDPCYESAGVHLPPNVLTPVLTGGSSSSGGGGGGGGHSNNNNNNNAYMPGHLMHAQHSHPHLHAHPHANAHPQPHVHPHHLHHVHTHAHAHEVPPPPPHTQHDNLSYTPLFPPINDLVVSSSSGSALAHEIQYPDTTTGGGGGYYGGNSAGTTNNNNNSGSEHYYYDAAVDVSSASTSASVALNRPYSANSNSCSSSSESDRQMSTGNASIVNGTSPQTTYSELSHTFELHYLSDSSSHQQAVMVGPASVQQQQQQQQHHLQHMEHHPHTHHHQQHQLQQQQALAGSHVATLQPQPPPQPQSQSTQMDHQQMHPHHQTQAQQQHVLVAHQLQQHDPQQQQQQQEHIARTFAVAVEKGVSVPAQYTSVIVDPHHHYIPNDFVH, from the exons GCTTAGCTAAATCTTGTGCCATGAAGGAGAAGAGTAAAAATGCCGCTCGCACCAGACGTGAAAAGGAAAATGCGGAATTCTTCGAATTGGCCAAATTACTACCACTACCAAGTGCAATTACATCACAGTTGGACAAGGCGTCCATCATAAGATTAACAACATCGTATTTGAAAATGCGTCAAGTCTTTCCCGATG GTTTGGGTGAGGCGTGGGGCACTTCAACGGCAATGCAACGAGGTTCTATCAAAGAGCTTGGATCACATTTGCTGCAAACACTGGATGGTTTCATATTTGTTGTGGCACCGGATGGCAAAATTATGTACATCTCGGAAACGGCATCCGTGCAGTTAGGTTTAAGTCAG GTTGAGCTTACTGGAAACTCGATATTTGAATATATTCATACCCACGATCAGGAGGAGATGAATGCGATACTCTCACTACATCCTTACATGTATCAAAATCCA GATGCATTTATTAATTCATTGCATCTAACACAGAGCGGCAATCCACCCACCGGTAATGCGACCGTCATTGGCAGCCCGAACGGCAGCTACGGCAGTGATCGGGGTTCGCATAcgattgaaatacaaaaatccttCTTCCTGCGCATGAAGTGTGTGTTGGCGAAACGCAATGCTGGACTCACAACGTCAGGTTATAAG GTCATCCACTGTTCTGGCTATCTGAAAGCGCGTATATTTCCTGATTATGGCGACGGTCATGGGGGTTGTATACAAAATCTGGGTCTCGTTGCTGTTGGTCATTCCCTGCCTTCGTCTGCGATAACGGAAATTAAACTTCATACAAATATGTTTATGTTTCGTGCGTGTATGGATTTGAAGCTGATATTTTTGGATGCGAG AGTATCCCAACTCACTGGATATGAGCCGCAAGACCTCATTGAAAAAACGCTCTATCAATACATTCACGTTACGGACATTGGACCAATGAGCTGTGCCCACAACATAC TGATATATAAAGGACAAGTCACCACCAAATACTATCGTTTTCTGACGAAGGGCGGCGGCTGGGTCTGGGTGCAATCGTATGCGACAGTGGTGCACAATACACGCTCATCGCGCACACACTGCATTGTCAGTGTAAATTATGTCCTGAG TGAACAAGAGGCCAAAGACTTGATTCTCAATGAAATCCAAACGGGTGTGGTTAAGTGTGAGCCAATCACCGCCTCGGCTGCATTGACGCCATCTTTGCATGCGGTACATGCGGCTGCTACCGCCACACACCCGGCGCTTAGCAATGGCATTGCAGCAGGCGCATCACCAAGTTGCGCAGGACTCAGAGTCAGCCCTAAGCTGGACCCGTGTTACGAGAGTGCTGGCGTTCATCTACCACCAAATGTGCTCACACCAGTGCTAActggcggcagcagcagcagtggcggtggcggcggcggcggcggccacagcaataacaataacaacaataatgccTATATGCCTGGACATCTAATGCATGCGCAACATTCGCATCCACATCTGCATGCACACCCGCACGCCAACGCACACCCACAGCCACATGTGCATCCGCATCATCTGCATCACGTGCATACGCACGCACACGCTCACGAAGTACCGCCGCCACCACCGCATACACAACATGACAACCTCAGTTATACGCCGCTCTTCCCGCCGATCAACGATCTCGTCGTCAGCTCGTCATCGGGCAGCGCGCTCGCGCATGAGATACAATATCCGGATACAACGACCGGCGGCGGTGGCGGGTACTACGGTGGCAACAGTGCTGgcaccaccaacaacaataataattctGGCAGCGAGCATTACTACTATGACGCGGCAGTGGACGTTTCGTCGGCGTCAACGTCAGCATCAGTGGCGCTGAATCGGCCGTACTCCGCAAATTCCAACAGCTGCTCGAGCAGTTCGGAAAGTGATCGACAAATGTCCACGGGCAACGCTTCGATAGTGAACGGCACCTCCCCGCAAACGACGTACAGCGAGTTGAGTCACACATTCGAACTGCATTATTTGTCGGACAGCAGTTCGCACCAACAGGCAGTTATGGTGGGTCCTGCGTCagtgcaacagcagcaacagcaacagcaacatcacCTACAACACATGGAACATCATCCGCATACGCATCATCACCAACAACATCAACTACAGCAGCAACAAGCTTTGGCGGGCAGTCATGTGGCAACGCTGCAACCACAGCCGCCACCTCAGCCACAGTCACAGTCAACGCAAATGGATCAtcagcaaatgcatccacatcATCAGACACAAGCGCAACAGCAACATGTGCTGGTGGCACACCAGCTGCAGCAACATGAtccgcaacagcagcaacaacaacaggagCACATTGCGCGCACGTTCGCGGTCGCCGTGGAGAAGGGTGTAAGCGTGCCGGCACAGTACACCAGCGTCATTGTTGACCCCCATCATCACTATATACCCAACGATTTCGTGCATTAG
- the LOC128855128 gene encoding protein single-minded isoform X3 — MKEKSKNAARTRREKENAEFFELAKLLPLPSAITSQLDKASIIRLTTSYLKMRQVFPDGLGEAWGTSTAMQRGSIKELGSHLLQTLDGFIFVVAPDGKIMYISETASVQLGLSQVELTGNSIFEYIHTHDQEEMNAILSLHPYMYQNPDAFINSLHLTQSGNPPTGNATVIGSPNGSYGSDRGSHTIEIQKSFFLRMKCVLAKRNAGLTTSGYKVIHCSGYLKARIFPDYGDGHGGCIQNLGLVAVGHSLPSSAITEIKLHTNMFMFRACMDLKLIFLDARVSQLTGYEPQDLIEKTLYQYIHVTDIGPMSCAHNILIYKGQVTTKYYRFLTKGGGWVWVQSYATVVHNTRSSRTHCIVSVNYVLSEQEAKDLILNEIQTGVVKCEPITASAALTPSLHAVHAAATATHPALSNGIAAGASPSCAGLRVSPKLDPCYESAGVHLPPNVLTPVLTGGSSSSGGGGGGGGHSNNNNNNNAYMPGHLMHAQHSHPHLHAHPHANAHPQPHVHPHHLHHVHTHAHAHEVPPPPPHTQHDNLSYTPLFPPINDLVVSSSSGSALAHEIQYPDTTTGGGGGYYGGNSAGTTNNNNNSGSEHYYYDAAVDVSSASTSASVALNRPYSANSNSCSSSSESDRQMSTGNASIVNGTSPQTTYSELSHTFELHYLSDSSSHQQAVMVGPASVQQQQQQQQHHLQHMEHHPHTHHHQQHQLQQQQALAGSHVATLQPQPPPQPQSQSTQMDHQQMHPHHQTQAQQQHVLVAHQLQQHDPQQQQQQQEHIARTFAVAVEKGVSVPAQYTSVIVDPHHHYIPNDFVH, encoded by the exons ATGAAGGAGAAGAGTAAAAATGCCGCTCGCACCAGACGTGAAAAGGAAAATGCGGAATTCTTCGAATTGGCCAAATTACTACCACTACCAAGTGCAATTACATCACAGTTGGACAAGGCGTCCATCATAAGATTAACAACATCGTATTTGAAAATGCGTCAAGTCTTTCCCGATG GTTTGGGTGAGGCGTGGGGCACTTCAACGGCAATGCAACGAGGTTCTATCAAAGAGCTTGGATCACATTTGCTGCAAACACTGGATGGTTTCATATTTGTTGTGGCACCGGATGGCAAAATTATGTACATCTCGGAAACGGCATCCGTGCAGTTAGGTTTAAGTCAG GTTGAGCTTACTGGAAACTCGATATTTGAATATATTCATACCCACGATCAGGAGGAGATGAATGCGATACTCTCACTACATCCTTACATGTATCAAAATCCA GATGCATTTATTAATTCATTGCATCTAACACAGAGCGGCAATCCACCCACCGGTAATGCGACCGTCATTGGCAGCCCGAACGGCAGCTACGGCAGTGATCGGGGTTCGCATAcgattgaaatacaaaaatccttCTTCCTGCGCATGAAGTGTGTGTTGGCGAAACGCAATGCTGGACTCACAACGTCAGGTTATAAG GTCATCCACTGTTCTGGCTATCTGAAAGCGCGTATATTTCCTGATTATGGCGACGGTCATGGGGGTTGTATACAAAATCTGGGTCTCGTTGCTGTTGGTCATTCCCTGCCTTCGTCTGCGATAACGGAAATTAAACTTCATACAAATATGTTTATGTTTCGTGCGTGTATGGATTTGAAGCTGATATTTTTGGATGCGAG AGTATCCCAACTCACTGGATATGAGCCGCAAGACCTCATTGAAAAAACGCTCTATCAATACATTCACGTTACGGACATTGGACCAATGAGCTGTGCCCACAACATAC TGATATATAAAGGACAAGTCACCACCAAATACTATCGTTTTCTGACGAAGGGCGGCGGCTGGGTCTGGGTGCAATCGTATGCGACAGTGGTGCACAATACACGCTCATCGCGCACACACTGCATTGTCAGTGTAAATTATGTCCTGAG TGAACAAGAGGCCAAAGACTTGATTCTCAATGAAATCCAAACGGGTGTGGTTAAGTGTGAGCCAATCACCGCCTCGGCTGCATTGACGCCATCTTTGCATGCGGTACATGCGGCTGCTACCGCCACACACCCGGCGCTTAGCAATGGCATTGCAGCAGGCGCATCACCAAGTTGCGCAGGACTCAGAGTCAGCCCTAAGCTGGACCCGTGTTACGAGAGTGCTGGCGTTCATCTACCACCAAATGTGCTCACACCAGTGCTAActggcggcagcagcagcagtggcggtggcggcggcggcggcggccacagcaataacaataacaacaataatgccTATATGCCTGGACATCTAATGCATGCGCAACATTCGCATCCACATCTGCATGCACACCCGCACGCCAACGCACACCCACAGCCACATGTGCATCCGCATCATCTGCATCACGTGCATACGCACGCACACGCTCACGAAGTACCGCCGCCACCACCGCATACACAACATGACAACCTCAGTTATACGCCGCTCTTCCCGCCGATCAACGATCTCGTCGTCAGCTCGTCATCGGGCAGCGCGCTCGCGCATGAGATACAATATCCGGATACAACGACCGGCGGCGGTGGCGGGTACTACGGTGGCAACAGTGCTGgcaccaccaacaacaataataattctGGCAGCGAGCATTACTACTATGACGCGGCAGTGGACGTTTCGTCGGCGTCAACGTCAGCATCAGTGGCGCTGAATCGGCCGTACTCCGCAAATTCCAACAGCTGCTCGAGCAGTTCGGAAAGTGATCGACAAATGTCCACGGGCAACGCTTCGATAGTGAACGGCACCTCCCCGCAAACGACGTACAGCGAGTTGAGTCACACATTCGAACTGCATTATTTGTCGGACAGCAGTTCGCACCAACAGGCAGTTATGGTGGGTCCTGCGTCagtgcaacagcagcaacagcaacagcaacatcacCTACAACACATGGAACATCATCCGCATACGCATCATCACCAACAACATCAACTACAGCAGCAACAAGCTTTGGCGGGCAGTCATGTGGCAACGCTGCAACCACAGCCGCCACCTCAGCCACAGTCACAGTCAACGCAAATGGATCAtcagcaaatgcatccacatcATCAGACACAAGCGCAACAGCAACATGTGCTGGTGGCACACCAGCTGCAGCAACATGAtccgcaacagcagcaacaacaacaggagCACATTGCGCGCACGTTCGCGGTCGCCGTGGAGAAGGGTGTAAGCGTGCCGGCACAGTACACCAGCGTCATTGTTGACCCCCATCATCACTATATACCCAACGATTTCGTGCATTAG
- the LOC128855130 gene encoding uncharacterized protein LOC128855130: MFGVSLDDVKKKWKNLRSQYMRELRIQKNSKKSGSGVNDLYEAKLWCFDQLSFLEGHVATRQSQDNTEMPSSSNSSNLSTANSTETGSKMSKCRRKHFCPCESE; this comes from the exons ATGTTTGGCGTCTCACTGgacgatgttaaaaaaaaatggaaaaacctcCGTAGCCAGTATATGAGGGAACTACGTATACagaaaaactccaaaaaaagtGGAAGTGGAGTAAATGATTTATACGAAGCAAAGCTTTGGTGCTTTGACCAGTTATCGTTCCTTGAAGGCCATGTTGCAACTAGGCAGAGCCAAGACAATACTgag ATGCCTTCTTCGAGTAACTCAAGTAATTTAAGTACAGCAAACAGCACAGAAACCGGTagcaaaatgtcaaaatgtcgccgaaaacatttttgcccgtgtgaaagcgaatga
- the LOC128855132 gene encoding FAU ubiquitin-like and ribosomal protein S30 — MQLFVRGFETVEPFEVLPTATVGDVKAQIAQAHGLNTEEIILNCEGNSLCNDAAVTSLASFELDITVPMLGGKVHGSLARAGKVKGQTPKVEKQEKRKKKTGRAKRRIQYNRRFVNVVQGFGRRRGPNANSN, encoded by the exons atgcaATTGTTTGTGCGTGGTTTTGAAACTGTCGAACCTTTCGAGGTGCTGCCCACCGCTACTGTTGGCGATGTTAAg GCACAAATCGCTCAAGCCCATGGCTTGAATACCGAAGAAATCATATTGAATTGTGAAGGTAATTCTCTATGCAATGATGCCGCTGTGACCTCATTGGCATCCTTCGAGTTGGATATCACAGTCCCAATGTTGGGTGGTAAAGTGCACGGTTCTTTGGCGCGTGCCGGAAAGGTCAAGGGACAGACACCCAAGGTGGAGAAACAGgaaaagaggaagaagaagaccgGTCGTGCAAAGCGAAGGATCCAATACAACCGCCGTTTCGTGAACGTTGTACAAGGTTTCGGTCGCCGCCGTGGCCCCAATGCCAACTCTAACTAA